A window of the Bacillota bacterium genome harbors these coding sequences:
- a CDS encoding nucleotidyl transferase AbiEii/AbiGii toxin family protein: MYNYDKNYISQRASKFGFIRDTLEKVYRLADILEYINSDPILKGKLALKGGTAINLTIFNLPRLSVDIDLDYLGNDSKEEMLQNRMIINTALAKFMALNGYRLSPKTKTPHSLDSWIYEYVNCGGNKDTIKIEINYSLRAHVFPVKEMKIITEHFESEYNLNCLNALEIFGSKINALISRAAARDLYDVYNMIKFRLFDESEEQLLRKCVVFYAAISAREINKSFDTGAIDGITKYKIRTDLLPVLTKHDSFDLDSAKKATKEYISELMVLTPQEQEFLEQFEAKEYKPELLFDDADIICRIKSHPMALWKIRQ, from the coding sequence TTGTATAACTATGACAAAAACTATATTTCTCAAAGAGCGTCCAAATTTGGGTTTATCCGGGATACATTGGAAAAGGTGTATCGCCTGGCGGATATCTTAGAATATATAAACAGTGATCCAATATTGAAAGGTAAATTAGCTTTAAAAGGTGGAACTGCAATAAATTTAACAATATTCAATCTTCCAAGATTGTCTGTAGATATTGATCTTGATTATTTAGGAAATGACAGTAAAGAAGAAATGCTGCAAAACAGAATGATTATAAACACTGCTCTTGCGAAATTTATGGCGCTTAACGGTTATAGGCTCAGTCCCAAAACTAAAACACCTCACAGTCTTGATTCTTGGATTTATGAGTATGTTAATTGCGGTGGCAACAAAGATACCATTAAGATAGAAATTAACTATTCTTTAAGAGCGCATGTTTTCCCGGTAAAAGAAATGAAAATCATTACAGAACACTTTGAAAGTGAATATAATTTGAATTGCCTTAATGCTCTTGAGATTTTCGGTAGCAAGATTAATGCGCTTATAAGCAGAGCTGCGGCACGAGATTTATATGATGTTTACAATATGATTAAGTTTAGGCTGTTTGATGAAAGTGAAGAACAGCTTCTCAGAAAATGTGTGGTGTTCTACGCTGCAATATCAGCCAGGGAAATAAATAAAAGCTTTGATACAGGGGCTATTGATGGCATTACAAAATATAAAATCAGGACTGATTTGCTTCCGGTGTTAACCAAACATGATTCATTCGACTTGGATTCAGCTAAAAAAGCCACAAAGGAGTATATTTCAGAATTGATGGTATTAACACCTCAGGAACAGGAATTCCTGGAGCAGTTTGAAGCAAAAGAGTATAAGCCGGAGCTGCTGTTTGATGATGCTGATATTATTTGTCGCATCAAATCACATCCAATGGCATTGTGGAAGATCAGACAGTGA
- a CDS encoding tyrosine-type recombinase/integrase has product MNLVFKRYVTNNFGQMLRYLEMPHIRFHDLRHSAATNMHQLTGDFYTVGEILGHTLIKGIGISLGISTNLEAVTAQYVDVRLDRKKAVLDTYHNALHPQGKAAEKTADKKPRKKNREMER; this is encoded by the coding sequence ATGAATTTGGTTTTTAAACGATATGTAACAAACAATTTCGGGCAAATGCTGAGATATCTTGAAATGCCGCATATCCGCTTCCATGACCTGCGCCATTCGGCAGCCACAAATATGCACCAACTTACAGGCGATTTCTATACCGTCGGTGAGATTTTAGGCCACACCCTAATAAAAGGCATAGGCATATCGCTGGGCATTTCTACAAACCTTGAAGCTGTCACCGCTCAGTACGTGGATGTGCGGCTGGACAGAAAAAAGGCCGTGCTGGACACCTACCACAATGCCCTGCATCCGCAAGGCAAAGCCGCTGAGAAAACAGCGGATAAAAAACCAAGAAAGAAAAACCGTGAGATGGAACGGTAA
- a CDS encoding prevent-host-death protein, with the protein MSIGRSKGEVKVSKAGAKFSEVKELLMKDKEFKEEYEKLKLREELLAVEQDRLAGRMGCTPEKLDKYLDGIIDGVESGKDSGI; encoded by the coding sequence ATGAGTATAGGAAGAAGCAAAGGAGAGGTAAAAGTGAGCAAAGCAGGAGCAAAATTTTCCGAAGTGAAGGAGCTTTTAATGAAAGATAAGGAATTCAAAGAAGAATATGAAAAGCTGAAGCTGCGGGAGGAACTGCTGGCCGTGGAGCAGGACCGTTTGGCCGGCCGCATGGGTTGCACGCCGGAGAAACTGGACAAATATCTGGATGGTATTATCGACGGAGTGGAGTCTGGAAAAGATAGTGGAATATAA
- a CDS encoding transcriptional regulator yields the protein YVSSSKRFSDFEFEGITYKYVPSKFDLGVISPKNTKGIRITSLERTVVDSIKDFDKIGGLEELLNCITSISYLDENQLIKYLSAYDMQFLYQKTGFILEHYKDQLHLSDEFIDYCKSKIGKSTRYLTKESTKYNSQWKLVVPDGIFQMVEQGGMPLV from the coding sequence ATATGTATCCTCTTCGAAAAGATTTTCTGATTTTGAATTTGAAGGTATAACTTATAAATATGTTCCTTCAAAATTTGATTTGGGAGTAATCTCTCCAAAAAACACAAAGGGGATTCGGATTACTTCGCTAGAGCGTACTGTAGTCGATAGCATAAAGGATTTTGACAAAATAGGAGGACTGGAAGAACTTCTAAATTGCATCACTTCTATCTCTTATTTAGATGAGAATCAATTAATCAAATATTTGTCTGCTTATGATATGCAGTTTTTATATCAGAAAACAGGATTTATACTGGAGCATTATAAAGATCAGTTGCATCTTTCCGATGAATTTATAGATTACTGTAAAAGTAAAATCGGAAAAAGCACCAGATATTTGACGAAAGAAAGCACTAAGTATAATAGTCAATGGAAATTGGTTGTTCCCGATGGTATTTTTCAGATGGTAGAGCAGGGAGGAATGCCACTTGTATAA